In Clostridia bacterium, a single genomic region encodes these proteins:
- a CDS encoding phosphoribosylanthranilate isomerase — protein MVWIKVCGIKDYEEACQALDAGVDALGFNFAAGPRRITPEQARSIIQRLPNCVNKVGVFLDQEVEELVAITEFCQLDMVQLHGQESLEYIKALPLPETVMIIKVLHIDSQLRLPGAGTLPPGSAETSQCWADSLVRARYRTQLEEKARLYRNSRKVYALLVDTRGPGLAGGTGKTFDWGWARGLVQQGHRVVVAGGLNPDNVASAIRAVCPYGVDVASGVENQGRKDAKKLKAFVRAARSVTLPGQV, from the coding sequence ATGGTATGGATCAAGGTGTGTGGGATCAAGGACTATGAGGAGGCTTGTCAGGCCCTTGATGCCGGCGTCGATGCTTTAGGATTCAACTTTGCCGCCGGCCCCAGGCGCATCACGCCGGAGCAGGCTCGCTCCATCATCCAGCGCCTGCCCAACTGCGTAAACAAGGTGGGGGTGTTTCTGGACCAGGAGGTGGAGGAGCTAGTTGCCATAACCGAGTTTTGCCAGCTGGATATGGTTCAGCTCCATGGCCAGGAAAGCCTCGAGTATATAAAGGCGCTCCCGCTACCAGAAACGGTTATGATTATTAAAGTTTTACACATTGATTCCCAGCTGAGGCTCCCGGGTGCTGGTACCTTGCCACCGGGCTCTGCCGAGACCAGCCAGTGCTGGGCCGATTCACTGGTTAGAGCCCGATACCGTACCCAGCTGGAAGAGAAAGCCCGCTTGTACCGGAACTCGAGAAAAGTCTACGCCCTGCTGGTAGATACGCGCGGGCCTGGGCTGGCGGGTGGGACCGGAAAAACCTTTGACTGGGGTTGGGCCCGGGGGCTGGTGCAGCAGGGTCACCGGGTGGTGGTTGCGGGCGGGCTCAATCCCGACAACGTGGCCAGCGCCATTCGGGCGGTTTGCCCTTATGGGGTAGATGTGGCGAGCGGGGTGGAGAACCAGGGTAGAAAAGATGCAAAGAAGCTAAAAGCCTTTGTCCGCGCCGCCCGCAGCGTAACCTTGCCTGGGCAGGTTTAA
- a CDS encoding type II toxin-antitoxin system VapC family toxin — translation MRNYVLDSYAVLAYFQDEPGAEEVEKLLSEATSGETALFLSAVNLGEMAYITQRKAGTEKRDLLLAAIEALPIQVVSADRTLALQAAEFKAGYPIAFADCFALALARTVGATVVTGDPEFKKVEASVSISWLPTD, via the coding sequence GTGAGGAACTACGTGCTCGATAGCTACGCAGTGCTAGCTTATTTCCAGGATGAGCCAGGAGCCGAGGAGGTTGAAAAGCTTCTGTCTGAGGCTACATCCGGAGAAACTGCATTGTTTCTCTCAGCGGTCAACCTGGGCGAAATGGCCTACATCACCCAGCGCAAGGCAGGAACCGAAAAGCGCGACCTGCTTCTTGCAGCCATAGAAGCACTGCCCATCCAGGTCGTGAGCGCGGACAGAACCCTTGCCCTCCAAGCGGCAGAGTTCAAGGCAGGCTACCCAATCGCCTTTGCCGATTGCTTCGCCCTGGCCCTGGCCAGGACCGTTGGCGCAACGGTAGTCACAGGCGATCCGGAATTCAAAAAGGTGGAAGCGAGCGTGTCCATCTCGTGGCTTCCAACAGATTAA
- the trpB gene encoding tryptophan synthase subunit beta — MAVGAKVARGHFGPFGGQFVPETLMPALEELEEAFREASADPEFERQLDYYLHNYGGRPTPLYLASNLTRHWGGPKIYLKREDLNHTGSHKLNNALGQGLLARRMGKRRIIAETGAGQHGVATATVAALLNLECTVYMGAEDMRRQALNVFRMRLLGAEVRAVESGSATLKDAINEALRDWVTNVRHTHYLLGSVTGPHPFPTMVRDFQAVIGREVKRQVFEAEGRLPDHLVACVGGGSNAMGLFYPFLEHVSPGSPDGAPTAAGAAGGGSSGVRLWGAEAAGRGVETGLHAASLVAGRPGVLHGAYSYVLQDEHGQILPAHSVSAGLDYPGVGPEHSYLKETGQATYYAITDYEALAAFELLARTEGIIPALESAHAIALAGRLASALSPQEIMVINLSGRGDKDVEQVAALMQGKGGPGN, encoded by the coding sequence ATGGCGGTAGGAGCGAAAGTGGCCCGGGGGCACTTTGGGCCATTTGGTGGACAGTTTGTCCCTGAAACTCTAATGCCCGCCCTGGAAGAGTTGGAGGAGGCCTTCCGGGAAGCCTCGGCCGACCCCGAATTTGAACGCCAACTGGACTATTATTTGCACAATTATGGTGGCCGGCCCACCCCGCTTTATCTGGCCAGCAACCTTACCCGCCACTGGGGCGGCCCTAAGATTTATCTGAAACGGGAGGATTTGAACCATACTGGTTCCCATAAACTCAACAATGCCTTGGGCCAGGGGCTGCTGGCCCGGCGCATGGGAAAAAGGCGCATCATTGCCGAGACGGGGGCCGGACAGCACGGGGTAGCCACGGCTACGGTAGCTGCGTTGTTGAATTTGGAGTGCACTGTCTACATGGGAGCGGAAGACATGCGCCGGCAGGCGCTTAATGTCTTTCGCATGCGGCTTCTGGGAGCCGAGGTGCGGGCGGTGGAGAGCGGTAGCGCCACCTTAAAGGACGCCATCAACGAGGCTTTGCGAGACTGGGTAACCAACGTTCGCCATACTCATTACCTTTTGGGCTCGGTGACCGGCCCTCATCCTTTTCCCACCATGGTAAGAGATTTTCAAGCGGTAATCGGCAGGGAAGTAAAAAGGCAGGTTTTTGAGGCCGAAGGGCGCCTGCCCGACCACTTAGTGGCCTGCGTGGGCGGCGGCAGCAATGCCATGGGGCTATTTTATCCCTTTTTGGAACACGTAAGCCCGGGGAGCCCGGACGGTGCTCCTACTGCTGCCGGTGCTGCCGGCGGCGGTTCCAGCGGCGTCCGGCTCTGGGGTGCGGAAGCGGCGGGCCGGGGGGTAGAAACCGGGTTGCATGCGGCCTCGCTGGTAGCTGGCCGCCCGGGAGTCCTCCATGGCGCTTATAGCTATGTTTTGCAAGATGAGCATGGGCAGATTCTTCCCGCCCACTCGGTATCGGCTGGGCTTGACTATCCCGGGGTGGGCCCGGAGCATAGTTACCTCAAAGAGACCGGTCAAGCAACCTACTATGCCATTACCGACTATGAAGCTCTGGCTGCCTTTGAACTCTTGGCCCGTACCGAAGGAATCATTCCTGCTTTGGAAAGTGCCCACGCCATAGCCCTGGCGGGCCGACTGGCCTCGGCTCTTTCGCCCCAGGAGATAATGGTCATTAACCTATCTGGCCGCGGCGACAAGGATGTGGAACAGGTAGCCGCCCTCATGCAAGGGAAGGGCGGACCCGGAAACTAA
- the trpD gene encoding anthranilate phosphoribosyltransferase, protein MMRQAINRLVAGESLGEIEAEAIMGLIMSGEATPAQIGALLAALRLKGETVEEITGFARAMRSMAQPVAASRPALIDTCGTGGDGSHTFNISTIAALVLAGAGITVAKHGNRSVSSRCGSADVLEALGVKVDLPPVAASRCLDQVGIGFLFAPAFHQAMRYAAGPRKEIGIRTVFNLLGPLTNPAAPPYQVVGVYDADLTEIVAAVLGRLGCRRAFVVHGGDGLDEVTTTGTSKITRLDQDRVETFYLDPEQVGLRRARPEDLAGGNAQENADIARRVLSGEKGPRRDVVLLNAALGLVAAGAAADLAAGLAAAAQSIDSGAAMEKLEAMIEFSQSWAA, encoded by the coding sequence ATGATGAGACAGGCCATCAACCGGCTAGTTGCCGGCGAGAGTTTAGGAGAGATTGAGGCTGAGGCCATTATGGGATTGATCATGTCTGGGGAGGCCACCCCGGCCCAAATCGGAGCTTTGCTAGCCGCTTTAAGGTTAAAAGGCGAGACGGTGGAGGAGATTACCGGATTTGCTCGGGCCATGCGCAGCATGGCCCAGCCCGTGGCGGCTAGCCGCCCAGCTCTGATCGATACCTGCGGAACAGGTGGTGATGGTAGCCATACCTTCAACATTTCCACCATTGCAGCCTTAGTGTTGGCCGGGGCCGGCATTACCGTAGCCAAGCACGGCAACCGTTCGGTCTCTAGCCGGTGCGGCAGCGCCGATGTGCTGGAAGCCTTGGGGGTAAAAGTGGATCTTCCGCCAGTAGCCGCATCACGGTGCCTAGACCAGGTGGGCATTGGCTTTCTCTTTGCCCCGGCGTTTCATCAAGCCATGCGGTACGCGGCCGGACCTCGCAAAGAAATTGGCATCCGTACCGTCTTCAACCTGCTTGGGCCTTTGACCAATCCGGCGGCACCTCCCTACCAAGTGGTGGGAGTCTATGATGCCGACCTTACGGAAATCGTAGCCGCGGTACTAGGAAGGCTGGGTTGCCGGCGCGCCTTTGTGGTCCACGGGGGTGATGGCTTGGATGAGGTCACGACGACAGGGACGAGCAAGATTACCCGCCTGGACCAGGACCGGGTTGAAACCTTCTATCTGGATCCTGAGCAGGTGGGATTACGGCGAGCCCGGCCCGAGGATCTGGCCGGGGGTAATGCTCAGGAGAACGCTGATATAGCCCGACGGGTATTGTCTGGCGAAAAAGGCCCGCGGCGGGACGTGGTGCTTTTGAATGCAGCTTTGGGGTTGGTGGCGGCGGGGGCGGCGGCCGACCTGGCCGCAGGCCTGGCGGCCGCCGCCCAGAGCATCGACTCGGGGGCTGCCATGGAGAAACTAGAGGCCATGATTGAGTTTAGCCAAAGCTGGGCGGCCTGA
- a CDS encoding indole-3-glycerol-phosphate synthase yields MLTNILEHKQKEVEEAKTLASLAELKRRAASAPPPRDLAGALRLEKADGGVHIIAELKKASPSKGLLCPDFDVEALAFAYTRGGASAISVLTDRRFFQGKLENLVLARQTSELPLLRKDFIIDPYQLWEARAWGADGVLLIVAALEIVCQWEAGEAGSLDPPVLAERARRKLMELLALAGELGLAALVEVHDGRELEIALASGAEIIGINNRNLKSFQVNLQTTLDLRPRIPARKLVVAESGVSSGKDVELLARAGVDAVLVGEALVRSADVAKKVRELASAGRKELSCC; encoded by the coding sequence ATGTTAACTAACATCTTGGAGCATAAGCAAAAAGAGGTGGAGGAGGCCAAGACCCTAGCCTCACTGGCAGAGCTAAAAAGACGGGCGGCGTCGGCACCCCCGCCTCGGGATTTGGCCGGCGCGCTTCGGCTTGAGAAAGCAGATGGGGGAGTCCACATAATTGCCGAGCTGAAGAAAGCTTCGCCTTCCAAGGGGCTGCTTTGCCCGGACTTTGATGTTGAGGCCTTGGCTTTTGCTTATACCCGAGGCGGAGCCAGCGCCATTTCGGTTTTGACTGACCGCCGCTTTTTCCAGGGAAAGCTAGAAAACCTGGTTTTGGCCAGGCAAACTAGCGAGCTTCCCTTGCTTAGAAAGGACTTCATCATCGATCCTTACCAGCTTTGGGAGGCCCGGGCCTGGGGTGCCGACGGGGTGCTCCTAATCGTAGCGGCGCTGGAAATAGTATGCCAATGGGAGGCTGGGGAGGCGGGGAGCCTGGATCCGCCGGTTTTGGCCGAGAGGGCCCGCCGGAAGTTAATGGAGCTGCTGGCTCTAGCCGGAGAACTCGGCCTGGCTGCCCTGGTGGAGGTGCATGATGGCCGGGAGCTGGAAATAGCCTTGGCCTCGGGAGCAGAGATCATCGGCATCAATAATCGCAACCTCAAGAGCTTTCAAGTGAACCTTCAGACTACCCTGGACCTGCGGCCGCGGATTCCTGCTCGGAAGCTGGTGGTGGCCGAAAGCGGCGTGAGCAGCGGCAAGGATGTAGAGCTCCTGGCTCGAGCAGGGGTAGATGCAGTGTTGGTGGGGGAGGCGCTGGTTCGATCAGCCGACGTAGCCAAAAAGGTTCGGGAGCTAGCCAGTGCTGGGCGGAAGGAGCTGAGCTGCTGCTAA
- a CDS encoding AbrB/MazE/SpoVT family DNA-binding domain-containing protein: MPNIAKVSRKGWIVVPKELRDRYGISPGDKILITEADNGLMLRPLPADPTKSFRGILKGHALVEALTETRREEIAREELRAR, from the coding sequence ATGCCCAATATAGCCAAGGTATCCCGCAAGGGGTGGATCGTGGTACCAAAGGAGCTTCGTGACCGGTACGGCATCTCGCCCGGAGATAAAATCCTCATAACCGAAGCCGACAATGGCCTTATGCTCCGCCCGCTGCCTGCTGACCCCACCAAGTCCTTTCGGGGCATCCTCAAGGGCCACGCTTTGGTGGAGGCCCTTACCGAAACTCGCCGGGAGGAGATTGCCCGTGAGGAACTACGTGCTCGATAG
- the trpE gene encoding anthranilate synthase component I yields MSQVEYVHGRGSLERRFLLACYPSLRQFLELAQDNALVPVWTEVLADTETPVSLYLRLRSPEVPSFLLESAEDSHHLGRYSIMGFEPWLVFTSRGATSHLSIFPSSSLSDLGPAPLALGQVLAWLKYQLPREAQPEPFAGGLVGYIGYDAVRQLEHLPNLLRADLDLPETYLVLSRLLLIYDHLRRTVTILYLVPGLRELPDIGIHGNSLNKRQRPLSPEDNYRQAVAKLEEVVKKIDGGSGADYGFASFSTDAGDSSSVSGGDAEDSWKSNFSRLQFLQAVERAKDYIAAGEALQIVLSQRLELPFQGDSFSVYRQLRRINPSPYMFYLDGVHFQLAGSSPEMLVKVQNRAIETRPIAGTRPRGRVPEEDARLAQELLADPKERAEHLMLVDLGRNDLGRVAAPGSVQVPEFMVVEHYSHVMHLVSRVTGCLDSNRDPWQAFWACFPAGTVSGAPKVRAMEIIEELEPNRRGPYAGAVGYLGLNGNLDTCITIRTLVFTGGKVYAQAGAGIVADSRPEAEYQETLNKARALLQAVMAASRCGRRLSHTTGRGKTQ; encoded by the coding sequence GGTGCTAGCTGACACCGAAACGCCGGTTTCCTTATACCTTCGCCTTCGCTCGCCTGAGGTACCCAGTTTTCTCCTCGAGAGCGCCGAGGATAGCCATCACCTGGGTCGCTATTCTATCATGGGGTTTGAACCTTGGCTGGTGTTTACCTCCCGGGGTGCGACAAGTCACCTGTCTATTTTTCCTTCTTCTTCCCTTTCCGATCTGGGCCCAGCGCCGCTGGCCCTAGGCCAGGTGCTGGCTTGGCTGAAGTACCAGCTTCCACGTGAAGCCCAGCCCGAGCCCTTTGCTGGGGGATTGGTGGGGTATATCGGCTACGATGCGGTTCGGCAGCTAGAGCACTTGCCCAATTTGCTCCGGGCTGATCTCGATCTTCCGGAAACCTACCTGGTGCTATCTCGGCTGCTGCTCATTTATGACCATCTGCGGCGCACGGTAACTATTCTTTATTTAGTTCCAGGCTTGCGTGAGCTACCAGATATTGGAATACACGGTAACAGCCTAAATAAGCGCCAACGGCCGTTGTCGCCCGAAGACAACTACCGGCAAGCGGTGGCCAAGTTAGAGGAAGTGGTCAAGAAAATTGATGGCGGTTCGGGAGCTGATTACGGTTTTGCTAGTTTCAGCACCGATGCCGGGGATTCCAGTAGCGTAAGCGGCGGTGACGCCGAGGATAGTTGGAAGTCCAACTTCTCCCGGCTTCAGTTCCTGCAGGCGGTGGAGAGAGCCAAGGACTATATTGCTGCCGGGGAAGCGCTGCAGATCGTTCTCTCCCAACGGCTAGAGCTTCCCTTTCAGGGCGATTCCTTTTCCGTTTACCGGCAGTTACGGCGAATTAATCCTTCCCCGTACATGTTTTACTTAGATGGAGTCCATTTTCAGCTGGCTGGCTCCTCTCCGGAAATGTTGGTTAAAGTCCAAAACAGAGCTATAGAGACTCGGCCCATCGCCGGCACCCGGCCCCGGGGCCGGGTGCCGGAAGAGGATGCCCGGTTAGCCCAGGAATTGTTGGCCGATCCCAAAGAAAGGGCCGAGCACTTGATGCTGGTAGATTTGGGCCGGAACGATTTGGGCCGGGTGGCAGCCCCAGGAAGCGTCCAGGTTCCCGAGTTTATGGTGGTGGAGCATTATTCCCATGTTATGCACCTAGTTTCACGGGTGACCGGATGCCTGGATAGCAATAGGGATCCTTGGCAGGCCTTTTGGGCCTGCTTTCCCGCCGGGACCGTCAGCGGAGCCCCCAAAGTCCGGGCCATGGAGATCATCGAAGAACTGGAACCCAACCGGCGGGGGCCATACGCTGGCGCGGTGGGATACTTGGGGCTCAACGGCAACCTAGACACCTGTATAACCATTCGCACCTTGGTTTTCACAGGTGGCAAGGTTTATGCCCAAGCCGGGGCAGGGATTGTGGCTGATTCCCGGCCGGAGGCCGAATACCAGGAAACTCTTAATAAGGCCCGGGCTCTGCTACAAGCAGTCATGGCAGCCAGCCGTTGCGGGAGGCGGCTAAGTCATACAACCGGACGGGGAAAGACTCAGTAG
- a CDS encoding tryptophan synthase subunit alpha, translating into MNTLEACFDQLRAQGQRALIAYVCAGDPNLEATFDLVKGLVSAGADIIELGVPFSDPVADGPVIQAAGQRALAAGTTLRQVLDLARRLRTDAQVEAPLVLMSYYNPILGYGLEAFSRDLAAAGDGVIVPDLPVEESEPLRQALEAQAEQSQGNGIACALIPLVAPTTTPQRLRRIVAGAQGFIYCVSVTGVTGSRQSLPPDLDTYITNVRRATVGEGSAEPSRPYGLPRTGVPIAVGFGVGTPEQARQVAGLAGGAVDGIIVGSALVEAHARGGVEAAVSLTRSLRQALDASGGGSCACC; encoded by the coding sequence ATGAATACATTGGAAGCATGTTTCGATCAATTGCGGGCTCAAGGCCAGCGAGCCTTAATTGCCTATGTTTGCGCTGGCGATCCCAACTTGGAGGCCACCTTTGACCTGGTAAAAGGGCTGGTTTCCGCCGGGGCTGACATTATCGAATTAGGAGTTCCTTTTTCTGATCCGGTGGCTGATGGGCCGGTAATTCAGGCAGCCGGGCAACGGGCCTTGGCCGCTGGCACCACCTTGAGGCAGGTTTTGGACTTGGCCAGGCGGCTTCGAACTGACGCCCAGGTAGAGGCTCCGCTGGTATTGATGAGTTACTACAATCCTATCCTCGGCTATGGGTTGGAAGCTTTTAGCCGGGACCTGGCTGCGGCAGGAGACGGAGTGATCGTGCCCGACCTACCTGTAGAAGAATCCGAGCCGCTCAGGCAGGCGCTCGAAGCCCAGGCCGAGCAGAGCCAAGGCAACGGCATAGCTTGTGCCTTGATCCCATTGGTAGCACCTACCACTACACCCCAGCGCCTGCGCCGGATTGTGGCCGGCGCTCAAGGGTTTATTTACTGCGTCTCAGTTACGGGGGTCACTGGCAGCCGCCAGTCTCTGCCGCCGGACCTGGATACTTATATAACCAATGTCCGGCGTGCGACCGTGGGCGAGGGGTCGGCTGAGCCATCGCGCCCGTACGGTTTGCCGCGCACCGGGGTGCCCATAGCGGTAGGTTTTGGAGTGGGCACTCCTGAGCAGGCCCGGCAGGTGGCAGGGCTGGCCGGTGGGGCTGTGGATGGGATTATCGTGGGGAGCGCCCTGGTGGAAGCCCATGCCCGAGGCGGGGTGGAGGCGGCCGTATCGCTGACCCGGTCCCTACGCCAGGCCCTTGATGCCAGTGGCGGTGGATCTTGTGCCTGCTGTTAG
- a CDS encoding aminodeoxychorismate/anthranilate synthase component II produces the protein MLVVIDNYDSFTYNLAQYLAELGAEVEVRRNDQIALGDIEALRPTHIVISPGPGGPESAGISVEVIRSYAGRLPILGVCLGHQCIAQAFGGRIGRASRLMHGKTSSIYHDGRGVFQGLPRPFSATRYHSLIVEENQLPAELEVTARSEEGEIMGLRHRRWPVEGVQFHPESYATEGGKQLLANFLALASK, from the coding sequence ATGCTAGTGGTGATCGATAATTATGATTCTTTTACTTATAATCTGGCCCAATATCTAGCCGAACTGGGAGCGGAGGTAGAAGTGCGGCGCAACGACCAGATCGCTCTTGGCGATATCGAGGCTTTGCGCCCCACCCACATAGTCATATCGCCGGGTCCGGGAGGTCCAGAGTCGGCAGGTATATCCGTGGAAGTCATCCGCAGCTACGCCGGCCGGCTGCCCATCCTGGGCGTTTGCTTGGGGCATCAGTGCATAGCCCAGGCCTTTGGAGGGCGCATCGGCCGGGCCTCTAGGCTTATGCATGGCAAGACCTCGTCTATCTACCACGACGGCCGCGGGGTTTTTCAGGGATTACCCCGACCCTTTTCGGCAACGCGGTACCACTCCTTAATCGTGGAAGAAAACCAATTGCCGGCGGAACTAGAAGTCACGGCTAGGAGCGAGGAGGGTGAGATCATGGGGCTCAGGCACCGGCGATGGCCGGTGGAGGGAGTGCAATTCCACCCCGAATCTTACGCCACTGAGGGCGGCAAGCAGCTGCTGGCCAACTTTTTGGCGCTAGCTAGCAAGTAG